The genomic window TGCATGCCCCGGGTAGCGGTGCGACAGCCGCTCGAACAGTTTGGCCGCAAAGGTGTGGAGCAGGGCAACGGCAAACAGTACCGCCGCAATAACTTCTATGGATAGGTGTGGCATCAGGTCCTCAGGCGTGAAAAAACCGCGAGGCGGCCCGACCTTCGCATGAACCTGCAGCGTGTGGATCCCACGTTGCACCCATGGCGAGTCTAGCCGAGCAGGCGGCTTGGGGTAAGCTCACCGGGAACACATGTTGTTGTGAACGCTAAGCCGTCTCCCCAGTGCTTTATAATAAAAACAGGCCTTAGCCCCCGTGAAATATAGACCTATTGCTATAAATATGATAGTGATCATGGCGCTGCTTCTGGCCGGTGCCATGGGCAGTGGCCATGCACAAACGGCACCCGCGCGTATCACGGCCAAGTCTCTGGGCCTGGTCATCAATACGGCCGACCCCTATTCGGTGGCGGTGGGTGACTACTACGCGCAGCGGCGCGGCATTCCGGCCGAGCAGGTCCTTCGGCTGGCGCTGCCCAACAAGGCCAGCCTCAATGTTGCCGAGTTTGAGGTGTTGGCGCAGCAGGTGCGTGAGCACATGGGGCCACAGGTACAGGCGCTCGCCCTGGCATGGGTGGAGCCGTATGCCGTGGAGTGCAATGCCATCACGTCGGCGTTGACCTTGGGTTTCCAAGCCGGTGTGTGCGGCAATACCTGTGCGCCCAGTGCGCCCTCGCCATTGTTCAACAACAAGAGCCCGCGCCCCTGGTCAGAGCTGGGTGTACGGCCCTCCATGCTGCTGGCGTCTGGCAGCGTGCAGCAGGCCAAGGCGCTAATCGACCGCGGCATCGCATCGGACCAACAACTCGGCAAACACGGCGTCCCCATAGCGGACGCCGTGTTTGTGCAAACCAACGACGCGGCCCGCAATGTGCGTACACGCCTGTACCCACCGGCCCGCGCCGTGCCGAGCCTGGGCTTTCAGACCGTGCGGCGCGACATGGCCGACAGTGCGCCCCTGCGGCGTGTGTTTCTGTACCAGATCGGCACGCTGCGTGTAGAGGCGCCCGACACCATTCCCTGGCTGCCGGGCGCCTTGGCTGACCACCTGACCTCGTTTGGCGGTGTGCTGCGTGGCAGCGGCGAACAGATGAGTGCCATGGACTGGCTGGACGCCGGTGCCACTGCCAGTTATGGCACGGTTAGCGAGCCCTGCAACCATGTGCAGAAATTTCCCCACCCGCAGGTGCTGCTGGCCCGCTACCTGCAAGGGGGCACTGCGCTGGAGGCCTACTGGGGCAGTGTGGCCTGGCCGGCACAGGGCGTCTTGATTGGCGAGCCGCTGGCCGCGCCCTTTGCGCGGTAACGCGTAAACCATTTTTCCCGCTAGAGTCCGTTGCCATGACTACTTCCCACGATGGCCGCTGGCATGCCGGCATTGGTGACCCCCATGCCACGGGCTGGATGACGGTGGCCGCCTACGCCAGTGCCATGCTGCTGTGTTACCTGTGCCAACGCAAAACGTCAGCCGGTCCGGCGCGGCAGTTCTGGTGGGCCATGGCACTTACCATGGGCGCGTTGGGGCTGAATAAACAGTTAGACCTGCAGACCTGGTTTACCCAGCTGGGGCGTGATCTGGCCCTGCAATATGGCTGGTATGCACACCGGCGCCTGGTGCAGGCCCTCTTCATTGGCACCTTGTTGTGCGCAGGTTTGGTGGCGCGGTCGTGGCTGCTGCAAAGGCTCAAGGGTTTGGACGTTTACGCCCGCAGGGCCGCATCCGGTTTGGTGGTGCTGGGCATCTTTGTGCTGGTGCGGGCCACGTCCTTCCACCACGTGGATGCGCTGCTGGGTTTCAGCATTGAAAACATACGGCTAAACGTGGTTCTGGAGCTCGGCGGCATAGCTATCATTGCTATCGCGGCGTGGGGGCGATTGCGTGCGCCTATTGTGAAGCCCTGATAATCTGCGCAATAAATTACTTGCTGTCACAAAAAATCCATGTCGCAACCACCACAGACCACCGCTGGTCGGGACGCCGTTTTTCCGCCCGGCATTGATCGCATTGTGTTGAGCCTGCTCCTGGTGGGCTTTTTCATTCTGTACGTACCCAGTTATCTGGATGTGGCGCGCACCGTCTGGACGACCGACGAGCAGGGTCACGGCCCCATCATCCTGGCGGTCAGCCTGTGGCTGCTGTACAACCACCGCCATGCCCTGGCCGCGTTACCGGCCCAGCCTGCCTGGGGCCTGGGGCTGCCACTGCTGGTTGTGGGGCTGGTGTTGTACGTGTTGGGCCGTTCGCAGTCTTTTCTGGGGATTGAGGTTGGGTCGCAGATCGTGTTGCTCTGTGCGCTGACCCTGGGTTTTTTGGGCAAGCGGGCCTTGCGTCTGATCTGGTTTCCCTTGTTTTTTCTGGCCTTCATGACACCCCTGCCCGAGGTGTTGGTGGCCAGCGTGACCGCACCGCTCAAATCCGCAGTCTCCACGGTATCGGCCAACCTGTTGTACGCGTTGGGTTACCCGGTGAGCCGGGCCGGTGTCATTTTGAATGTGGGCCAATACCAGTTGCTGGTGGCCGACGCCTGCGCGGGGCTGAACTCCATGTTCACCCTGGAGGCGTTAGGTTTGCTGTACATGAACCTGATGCAATACACCTCGGTCGCGCGCAATGTGACGCTCAGCATTCTGGTCATACCCATCGCCTTTTTCGCCAACGTGGTGCGGGTGATTATTCTGGTGCTGGTGACTTACCATTTTGGTGACGCAGCGGGTCAGGGTTTTGTGCACGGCTTTGCTGGCATGGTGCTGTTCCTGGTGGGGCTGGTGCTCGTACTCTTCACGGACTACCTGTTGGGATGGTTTTTCAAAGAGCCTGCACGTGCAGGAGCACAAGCATGAGCACCACCCGTATCCGCGCCATGCTCGTCAGTGTGGCCATGGTCGCCACCGCGGCATTGGCACATTGGGCGACGCCCTCCACCCACCTCAGCGACGTCTTGGGCAAACCCGATCTGGAGAAAATTTTCCCCCAGGAATTTGCAGGCTGGCGGGTCGATGTGCGTGCCGCCATGGTCTTGCCCTCGCCGCAAACCCAGGCCATTCTGGACAGCATCTACAACCAGACGCTGACGCGCACCTACATCAACGCTGCAGGGGACCGCATCATGCTGTCGGTGGCCTATGGTGGCGACCAGTCCGATGCCACACGGGCCCATTTGCCCGAGGTGTGTTACCCGGCCCAGGGATTTCAGATCACGGCCAACAGCACCAGCCAGCTCGACCTGGCCGGCCGCACCGTCAGTACGCGGTTGTTGATGTCCAGGCTGGGCCAGCGCCATGAACCCATCACCTACTGGCTGGTGGTGGGCGACCGCGTAACATTGTCCAGGACCGACCAAAAGCTCACCCAATTCCGGCTGGGCCTCAAGGGTCTGATACCCGACGGCCTGTTGGTGCGCGTGTCCAGCATCGATAACGATATGGACCGCGGACACCGGGTGCAGGCGCAATTTTTGGCTGACATGGCCGGCGCCTTCTCGGAAAGTGCGCGTGACCGGGTGTTTGGCAACCTGATGACCGCCCGTTAGTCCAAATGGACTATTGCGGCAGCGCAGCATGGCCGCGACAATACAGCCAAGGCAGGTAGTTTTAACCCTGCCAGGGTTGTCACCTTCTCTCAGGGATTGAAAATGTCTATCAAAAATATCGTGGCGTGTGCAGCCATTGCGGCGTGTTCTTTTGCCGCACAAGCCCAAAACATCGTTGTGAACGGCAGCTTTGAACAAGTGAGCGGCAACAACACACAAAATGCCGGTTCTTGGGGCATTTACACCAGCATCAATGGCTGGACCGGTACCCCCAACATCGAAGTGCGTGACTCGATTGCTGGCAATGCACAACAAGGCTCCAACTACGTTGAGTTGGACACCACTGGCAACAGCGGCATGTTCCAGACAGTAACTGGCAATGGTTGGTACGAGTTGAGCTTCTGGTATTCGGCTCGCCAAGGTGTGGCTGCTGGCTCTAACGGGCTGAGCTTCACGTTCGGAAATCTGTCCGGTCAAGTGCTGGCCAATGTCGCAGGCGCACCTTCTGGCAATGTGTGGCAGCAGTACACCGGACTGGTGTTTCTGAATGGCGCGACAAATCTGACTTTCTCCGCTACAGGCGGTTCTGACAGTCTTGGTGGTTCTTTGGACAATGTGTCTGTCACTACAGCAGTACCCGAGCCAGAGTCCTACGCCATGATGTTGGCCGGCTTGGCACTGATGGGAACCATTGCCCGCCGTCGCAAGAGCAAGTCTGCCTGATTCGCATCTCGTAGCCTCTCACAAAAGCTTGCTTCGGCAAGCTTTTTTTATGTCCAAAAAGTTACCCGAATCGGGGTTATTAGTCCGAATGGACTATTGCGAATGCAACCCATCGGACCATACTGGAATGGCCTGTCAACGATTCAACTTCAAGGGGAATTCACCATGAAACTCAAGACCTTTCGGACTTTTTTGCTGGTATCGGGTGCGCTGGTTGCGTCTACCGCTGCCACTGCCGCCAGCTACTCCTTCGATTTCATGGCGAATAACAACAGCTACCAGGTGAGCGGTATCTTGGTCACCGAGGACGTCCTCAACGCACTGAATGGCTACAACATTGTGGGCATCAGCGGTACTGTGACTGGAAGTGGAGGTGGTGTTATTACCTCCCTGGTGGCCAATCCGAACAGTCCCAACCCCGTCACCCAGTTCGGGTACATCTTCGACAACAACCTGTTCCCTTCGTTTGCCCCACAGCTGAGCTACCCTGGCGTTTTGTTTACCACCACCAGCGGCAATCGCTGGAATCTGTGGGGCAACTCCCCGCAAGACTACTCACTGCATTCCTACGCGTTCAGCAATGGCAATCCCGGTTCGGGTACGGGTGGCCAGGAGATTCACGGAACCTTCACCACGACCGCCGTTCCTGAGCCCGAGTCCTACGCCATGATGCTGGCGGGCCTGGGGTTGATGGGCGCCATTGCACGCCGCCGTAAAAGCAGAGCGGTGTAGGTGGGATAGGCGTTAGTCCGAATGGACTATTGTTTTGTGGGGCCGGGAAATGTCTAATTGGACTAGGGAAGCTTGCTGTGGCCGTGCAGGCGTTTGTATATCACCTGGCTTCACTTGATCAAAGAGTAAACCATGAAAAAAATTCTTTCTACGCTGTCACTCGCGCTGCTTGCTTTTGGCGCGCAGGCTAGCGAAATCCATTACCAAACCGGTAACTTCACCGGTAGTCCTACCTTTGCAAGTGGTAGCGACTACCAAGCTGCAGTGGACTCGGCGGTTGCACTGTCCCCTGTGACGACCATCGCAAGCTACGACAGCGTCAACCCTGGCTTGTCGTCGGCTGGCAACGATGCTTACAAGGCTACGGTAACCTTCGGAGTCAGCACTGCGGGCCTGTGGGAGTTCCGTTCGGGCGTTGACTTTGGTTTGGGCGGCGCCATGTTCCTGAATGGTGTTTCGCAGACATACAAGACCACCGACATGTGGTGGGCAGGCAGCTATTCCAATCCTTCGCAATACCTGAGCTTCTCGAGCGTGCTGGCGGTTGGCAATTACACGTTGACGATTTATGGCCTGGAGTGGTGCTGCTCCGGTGCACAGCAGGCACAATTCAAAGCGGCTGGTAGCAATGCGTTCGTATCGTTCAGCAACCAGGATGGTTTGGTATCTGCTGTTCCCGAGCCTGAATCCTATGCACTGATGCTTGCGGGCCTGGGCTTGATGGCTACAATTGCGCGCCGCCGCAAGAATAAAGCTGCCTAATCGTTCTTACTGTTCCTTGAAAATAGCTTGCCGCGGGCAAGCTATTTTCGTTGATAGCTGCATCAATAAAATCGACACGGATTTGCGTTAGCGTCAGTTTATTTGCTGTCACAGGGTTCAAGCAATGGCAACACAGGTTTCGAGTATTCCAAAAAAGGAAGATCTGGCGCGTTACTACGCGCTCATTTCTCAGGTTTTTGGTGTGCGCCGCCATATCGACCTCATGCACTGGCTGCAAGGTGATGTGCAGCACTATTTGCCCCATGATATTTTGGTGGCGGCCTGGGGTGATTTCCATTTGGGCCTGGTGCATTACGACATCGTGTCTTCCATGCCAGGGGTGCGTTCGGAGAACGCCATGTCCGAAGCGTTGACACCGCTGTTGACGGGGCTGTTTGACCGCTGGATTGCACAAGACCGCAGGCCCTTCACGCTGAAGGTTTGCGAACGCGGTTTTACCTGGAACAACGATGCTACACCAGGCCCCATTGGCGACGCCATGCGCACCATGCGTTCCTCTTTGATCCATGGCATCAATGACCAACGCGGCCGCCACGACTGCTTGTACGTACTATTCAGCGCACAAACGCAGCGCCACCGCAACGAGCGGCTTGCGCTCAAATTCATGCTGCCCTATATAGACAATGCCTTGCGTCAGGTTGAGCTATTGCCCAACCAATATGCAGCAAAAAGCGTCGCACCGGTGCAGGTGGTCGACGCCGGATCAGACAATGAGGTGACCGTGCTCAGCGAGCGCGAGGCCGGAATCATGAAGTGGGTTGCCATGAACAAAACCAATGGTGAAATCGGCAGCATTCTGGACGTGAGTACCTTCACCGTCAAAAACCACATGCAGCGCATCTTTAAAAAACTCGATGTGCTCAACCGCGCGCAGGCCGTATCGGCTTTTAGCAACTCCAAGCAGGATGCCTGACGTGCGCAATGACAATGCCGCCACACTGGCCGCGCGCAACAATCCGGGCCCTTTGGGCAAGGACAATCTGCTGAGTGGTGTTGAAGCTGGTCTGGAGCCCATGGTGCTG from Rhodoferax sp. AJA081-3 includes these protein-coding regions:
- a CDS encoding TIGR03790 family protein — translated: MALLLAGAMGSGHAQTAPARITAKSLGLVINTADPYSVAVGDYYAQRRGIPAEQVLRLALPNKASLNVAEFEVLAQQVREHMGPQVQALALAWVEPYAVECNAITSALTLGFQAGVCGNTCAPSAPSPLFNNKSPRPWSELGVRPSMLLASGSVQQAKALIDRGIASDQQLGKHGVPIADAVFVQTNDAARNVRTRLYPPARAVPSLGFQTVRRDMADSAPLRRVFLYQIGTLRVEAPDTIPWLPGALADHLTSFGGVLRGSGEQMSAMDWLDAGATASYGTVSEPCNHVQKFPHPQVLLARYLQGGTALEAYWGSVAWPAQGVLIGEPLAAPFAR
- the xrtB gene encoding exosortase B; translated protein: MSQPPQTTAGRDAVFPPGIDRIVLSLLLVGFFILYVPSYLDVARTVWTTDEQGHGPIILAVSLWLLYNHRHALAALPAQPAWGLGLPLLVVGLVLYVLGRSQSFLGIEVGSQIVLLCALTLGFLGKRALRLIWFPLFFLAFMTPLPEVLVASVTAPLKSAVSTVSANLLYALGYPVSRAGVILNVGQYQLLVADACAGLNSMFTLEALGLLYMNLMQYTSVARNVTLSILVIPIAFFANVVRVIILVLVTYHFGDAAGQGFVHGFAGMVLFLVGLVLVLFTDYLLGWFFKEPARAGAQA
- the epsI gene encoding exosortase-associated protein EpsI, B-type — encoded protein: MSTTRIRAMLVSVAMVATAALAHWATPSTHLSDVLGKPDLEKIFPQEFAGWRVDVRAAMVLPSPQTQAILDSIYNQTLTRTYINAAGDRIMLSVAYGGDQSDATRAHLPEVCYPAQGFQITANSTSQLDLAGRTVSTRLLMSRLGQRHEPITYWLVVGDRVTLSRTDQKLTQFRLGLKGLIPDGLLVRVSSIDNDMDRGHRVQAQFLADMAGAFSESARDRVFGNLMTAR
- a CDS encoding PEP-CTERM sorting domain-containing protein, whose amino-acid sequence is MSIKNIVACAAIAACSFAAQAQNIVVNGSFEQVSGNNTQNAGSWGIYTSINGWTGTPNIEVRDSIAGNAQQGSNYVELDTTGNSGMFQTVTGNGWYELSFWYSARQGVAAGSNGLSFTFGNLSGQVLANVAGAPSGNVWQQYTGLVFLNGATNLTFSATGGSDSLGGSLDNVSVTTAVPEPESYAMMLAGLALMGTIARRRKSKSA
- a CDS encoding PEP-CTERM sorting domain-containing protein gives rise to the protein MKLKTFRTFLLVSGALVASTAATAASYSFDFMANNNSYQVSGILVTEDVLNALNGYNIVGISGTVTGSGGGVITSLVANPNSPNPVTQFGYIFDNNLFPSFAPQLSYPGVLFTTTSGNRWNLWGNSPQDYSLHSYAFSNGNPGSGTGGQEIHGTFTTTAVPEPESYAMMLAGLGLMGAIARRRKSRAV
- a CDS encoding CCXG family PEP-CTERM protein, giving the protein MKKILSTLSLALLAFGAQASEIHYQTGNFTGSPTFASGSDYQAAVDSAVALSPVTTIASYDSVNPGLSSAGNDAYKATVTFGVSTAGLWEFRSGVDFGLGGAMFLNGVSQTYKTTDMWWAGSYSNPSQYLSFSSVLAVGNYTLTIYGLEWCCSGAQQAQFKAAGSNAFVSFSNQDGLVSAVPEPESYALMLAGLGLMATIARRRKNKAA
- the epsA gene encoding XrtB/PEP-CTERM-associated transcriptional regulator EpsA, with the protein product MATQVSSIPKKEDLARYYALISQVFGVRRHIDLMHWLQGDVQHYLPHDILVAAWGDFHLGLVHYDIVSSMPGVRSENAMSEALTPLLTGLFDRWIAQDRRPFTLKVCERGFTWNNDATPGPIGDAMRTMRSSLIHGINDQRGRHDCLYVLFSAQTQRHRNERLALKFMLPYIDNALRQVELLPNQYAAKSVAPVQVVDAGSDNEVTVLSEREAGIMKWVAMNKTNGEIGSILDVSTFTVKNHMQRIFKKLDVLNRAQAVSAFSNSKQDA